The proteins below come from a single Mycolicibacterium sp. TY81 genomic window:
- a CDS encoding TetR/AcrR family transcriptional regulator C-terminal domain-containing protein, with protein sequence MSTASTGPDRVALANLSVDRVVGEALALVNESGLESLTMRRLADRLRAHLPTIYRLVDGKDALIDEMAEAILAKALDNARLDHPDWVDRVKSLAGGLRSALLSQRDGARIVGGNYAAKRANLTFIDTLVGSVRAGGLAREHALWAASSLFCYVLGEVLEQQGAAGGETETLEGVVRSGDFPHLASGPVVQLLDFDARFDYGLSLLMAGMRSGADRS encoded by the coding sequence GTGTCAACCGCCTCGACTGGCCCCGATCGTGTGGCGCTCGCCAACCTGTCGGTGGACCGAGTGGTCGGGGAAGCCCTGGCACTGGTAAACGAGTCCGGGCTGGAATCGCTGACCATGCGCCGGCTGGCCGACCGGCTGCGGGCCCACCTCCCGACCATCTACCGACTGGTCGACGGCAAGGACGCCCTCATCGACGAGATGGCCGAGGCGATCCTGGCGAAGGCGCTCGACAATGCGCGCCTGGACCACCCGGATTGGGTCGATCGCGTCAAAAGCCTTGCAGGGGGTCTGCGTTCGGCACTGCTGTCACAGCGCGACGGGGCGCGGATCGTCGGCGGAAACTATGCTGCCAAGCGGGCCAACCTGACCTTCATCGATACGCTCGTCGGCAGTGTCCGGGCCGGCGGCCTGGCCCGCGAACATGCGTTGTGGGCGGCCAGCTCGCTGTTCTGCTACGTCCTTGGTGAAGTCCTTGAACAGCAGGGCGCCGCCGGCGGCGAGACCGAGACGCTGGAGGGTGTCGTCCGCTCGGGAGACTTCCCACACCTCGCGTCCGGCCCCGTCGTGCAGCTGCTCGACTTCGACGCGCGATTCGACTACGGCTTGAGTCTGCTCATGGCCGGAATGCGTTCCGGCGCAGACCGTTCGTGA
- a CDS encoding MSMEG_1061 family FMN-dependent PPOX-type flavoprotein, with translation MLKSTGTAADSYSPISMERVREIVGYPERFIAEKKEPKLGEFSARFIAHSPFFCMATVGADGQLDTSPRGDPPGSVRILDPWTLAIPHRPGNKLADTHENITEHPAVGLVFFVPGIREVIRVNGDAFVTDDPELLEMLSADGKPAVLATIVRIREVFGQCGKAVIRAKLWEGDSRGLADAVTLGGDFYTLTITESAAKMAEKLGDLAGSLHAVIDVHYENELY, from the coding sequence ATGCTGAAATCAACAGGTACAGCGGCAGATTCGTACTCCCCCATCTCCATGGAGCGGGTGAGGGAGATCGTCGGATACCCGGAGAGGTTCATCGCCGAGAAGAAGGAGCCGAAACTCGGTGAATTCTCGGCTCGCTTCATCGCGCACAGCCCGTTCTTCTGCATGGCCACCGTCGGCGCCGACGGTCAGCTGGACACCAGCCCGCGGGGCGACCCACCCGGTTCGGTGCGGATCCTCGACCCGTGGACGCTCGCCATCCCCCACCGGCCGGGCAACAAGCTCGCTGATACCCACGAGAACATCACCGAGCATCCCGCGGTGGGACTGGTCTTCTTCGTGCCGGGCATCCGCGAGGTGATCCGGGTGAACGGGGACGCGTTCGTCACCGATGACCCTGAATTGCTCGAGATGCTCAGCGCCGACGGCAAACCCGCGGTGTTGGCCACCATCGTGCGCATCCGCGAGGTGTTCGGGCAATGCGGCAAGGCCGTCATCCGGGCCAAGCTGTGGGAAGGTGACAGCCGCGGACTGGCCGACGCTGTGACATTAGGCGGGGACTTCTACACCCTCACGATCACCGAGAGCGCGGCGAAGATGGCTGAGAAACTCGGCGACCTGGCGGGGTCACTCCACGCGGTGATCGACGTTCATTACGAGAACGAGTTGTACTGA
- a CDS encoding PDR/VanB family oxidoreductase produces MGSELGADGIGVAVRQLRWEADGVVSVQLQPRCGELLPAWEPGAHIDLLLPTGIQRQYSLCGPVGERSYYRIGVRRERTSHGGSEYVHAFLRPGQQLTVAGLRNTFELRPAASYIFVAGGIGITPILPMLRQAESWGLDWKLLYGGHTAASMPFADELGEYGTRVSFYASDADGRIPLGAHFARVQPGAQIYACGPAALLSALQDATAHWPTDSLHLERFKPGKRTASADAPVEVVCAASDRTVNVEAGQSILAALDNAGVKVPSSCRSGICGACETAVLEGVPDHRDDILSESERAANDRMFICVSRAQTPRLVLDA; encoded by the coding sequence GTGGGCAGCGAACTGGGAGCCGATGGGATTGGCGTCGCGGTCCGGCAACTCCGATGGGAGGCCGACGGTGTGGTGTCCGTGCAATTGCAGCCGCGTTGTGGCGAGCTACTGCCAGCCTGGGAACCCGGAGCGCACATCGATCTGCTCCTGCCCACCGGCATCCAGCGTCAGTACTCGTTGTGCGGGCCGGTCGGTGAGCGCTCGTACTACCGCATCGGGGTGCGCCGGGAACGGACCAGCCACGGCGGCTCCGAGTACGTCCACGCGTTTCTGCGTCCAGGACAACAACTTACGGTCGCCGGCCTGCGGAATACATTCGAGCTGCGTCCGGCCGCCTCGTACATCTTCGTCGCCGGCGGCATCGGCATCACCCCTATCCTCCCGATGCTCCGTCAGGCCGAATCCTGGGGCCTGGACTGGAAACTGCTCTACGGTGGGCACACCGCCGCCTCGATGCCGTTCGCCGACGAACTCGGCGAATACGGAACGCGGGTGAGCTTCTACGCCTCTGACGCCGACGGTCGCATCCCTCTCGGCGCGCATTTCGCTCGGGTTCAGCCCGGGGCGCAGATCTATGCCTGCGGCCCTGCAGCACTGCTGTCGGCGCTGCAGGACGCCACCGCCCATTGGCCGACGGACAGTCTGCATCTCGAGCGCTTCAAACCAGGCAAGCGGACGGCATCCGCAGACGCTCCGGTCGAAGTGGTGTGTGCAGCGTCAGACAGGACCGTCAATGTCGAAGCGGGCCAAAGCATTCTCGCCGCACTCGACAATGCCGGGGTCAAGGTGCCGTCGTCGTGCCGATCCGGGATCTGCGGGGCGTGTGAGACCGCCGTGCTCGAGGGCGTCCCCGACCACCGCGACGACATCCTCTCGGAGTCCGAGCGCGCCGCCAACGACCGCATGTTCATCTGTGTTTCGCGCGCCCAGACTCCCCGACTCGTTCTCGATGCTTAG
- a CDS encoding response regulator transcription factor: MTRHDGSPIEVLVVDDEPALGDLVAMALRYEGWLVTAACDGASAIKKAADEKPDIVVLDIMLPDMSGLDVLHELHRIRPELPVLLLTAKDTIEDRIAGLSAGGDDYVTKPFNVEEMVLRMRALVRRSGIGFAADSAQLVVGDLVLDEDSREVTRAGAEINLTATEFEVLRLMMNNPRRVLTKAQILRAVWDWDFEGRSNVVELYISYLRKKIDADRTPMIQTVRGIGYVLKPQ; encoded by the coding sequence ATGACTCGCCACGACGGCAGCCCGATCGAGGTGCTCGTGGTCGACGATGAACCGGCACTCGGCGACCTGGTCGCCATGGCGCTGCGCTACGAGGGCTGGCTCGTCACGGCAGCATGCGACGGTGCATCGGCCATCAAAAAGGCCGCCGACGAGAAACCCGACATCGTGGTGCTCGACATCATGTTGCCCGACATGAGTGGCCTCGACGTGCTCCACGAACTGCACCGCATCCGCCCAGAACTACCAGTGCTGCTGCTCACCGCGAAAGACACCATCGAAGATCGCATCGCTGGATTGTCCGCGGGCGGAGACGATTACGTCACGAAGCCGTTCAACGTCGAAGAAATGGTCCTCCGCATGCGGGCACTGGTTCGCCGGTCCGGCATCGGGTTTGCCGCCGACAGTGCTCAACTCGTCGTCGGCGATCTGGTGCTGGACGAAGACAGCCGCGAAGTAACCCGTGCGGGAGCGGAAATCAATTTGACCGCAACTGAATTCGAAGTTCTTCGGTTGATGATGAACAACCCGAGACGGGTACTTACCAAAGCCCAGATCCTCCGCGCCGTATGGGACTGGGATTTCGAGGGCCGCTCCAACGTTGTCGAGCTGTACATCTCGTACCTCCGCAAGAAGATCGATGCCGACCGCACGCCCATGATCCAAACGGTCCGCGGGATCGGCTATGTCCTCAAACCTCAGTGA
- a CDS encoding ABC transporter ATP-binding protein yields the protein MAHAATVAAASAGLAISTAVVPVTAFLALAAVVPIGLLAHRHRLRVLITAAIAGAMIAFLIIGVPGAITVLSCAYIGGLAGIVKRRGGGIVTVALTGLTAGAVLGTVTAGILLVLTPLRSLIFSALNATTNGLVAALHAVPALRDLGDGLAHLTSAGFRAWPLLLTGWMAAVVTLVSVIGWWIMSGVLRRLGGIPDVHNLDPPPADLAGAAPAPLPMHLDHVSFRYPDAEHDALAPTNFTVDVGERLAVVGGNGSGKSTLGRILAGAEPTTGAVHRPGAVGLGRIGGTAVVLQHPETQVLGMRVADDVVWGLPPDTPVDVDAILHRVGLAGMRERATNGLSGGELQRLAVAAALARSPKLLVADEITSMVDPEGREALLAVVDGLTAHQQMSVVEITHYRDEAESADRVISLSGTGNDTAMVSTVAAPASAPAAVGRLPAATGVPVLRLDGVSHQYATGTPWAHTTLSDINLTVHQGDGILIHGGNGSGKSTLAWIMAGLTAPSAGSVQIDGQPAAEQVGTIAIAFQAARLQLMRPRVDLEIASAAGFDADETDRVVAALASVGLDAALARRRVDQLSGGQQRRLVLAGLLARRPRVLILDEPLAGLDASSARDLVQLLTDLRHTTGLTIIMISHDFLGLDQLCPRVLRLRGGAIETPVSPATGASS from the coding sequence ATGGCACACGCCGCGACGGTCGCTGCGGCCTCAGCAGGCCTGGCGATCTCGACAGCCGTGGTGCCGGTGACGGCATTCCTGGCCTTGGCCGCCGTCGTGCCGATCGGGCTACTCGCTCACCGCCACCGGCTACGGGTATTGATCACCGCTGCCATCGCCGGTGCGATGATCGCATTCCTCATCATTGGTGTGCCCGGCGCCATTACCGTGCTGTCCTGCGCCTACATCGGAGGGCTGGCCGGCATCGTCAAACGCCGCGGCGGCGGTATCGTCACCGTCGCCCTCACCGGTCTCACCGCAGGCGCGGTCCTCGGGACCGTCACAGCCGGCATCTTGCTGGTGCTGACGCCGTTGCGGTCGCTGATCTTCAGCGCCTTGAACGCGACGACGAACGGACTGGTTGCCGCCCTACACGCCGTTCCCGCCCTACGTGACCTCGGCGACGGCTTGGCGCACCTGACCTCGGCCGGATTCAGAGCCTGGCCACTGCTGCTAACCGGCTGGATGGCGGCCGTCGTGACGCTCGTGTCTGTCATCGGCTGGTGGATCATGTCCGGTGTCCTGCGGCGCCTCGGCGGGATCCCCGACGTCCACAACCTCGACCCGCCCCCGGCCGACCTGGCCGGGGCCGCCCCCGCCCCGCTGCCGATGCATCTGGACCACGTCAGCTTCCGGTATCCCGACGCCGAACACGACGCGCTGGCGCCGACCAACTTCACCGTCGATGTCGGCGAGCGTCTCGCCGTGGTCGGTGGCAACGGGTCCGGCAAAAGCACACTGGGACGCATTCTCGCCGGCGCCGAACCCACCACCGGCGCGGTCCACCGGCCCGGTGCAGTCGGCCTGGGCCGCATTGGAGGCACCGCTGTGGTGCTGCAACACCCGGAGACACAGGTGCTGGGTATGCGGGTTGCTGACGACGTCGTCTGGGGCCTGCCCCCGGACACACCAGTGGACGTTGATGCAATCCTGCACCGGGTAGGTCTGGCCGGGATGCGTGAGCGCGCGACAAATGGCCTGTCCGGAGGTGAACTGCAGCGCCTGGCCGTGGCCGCTGCGCTGGCCCGCTCGCCGAAACTTCTGGTAGCCGACGAAATCACCTCAATGGTGGACCCCGAGGGCCGTGAAGCGCTGCTGGCGGTGGTCGACGGCCTGACCGCACACCAGCAAATGTCAGTCGTCGAGATCACCCACTACCGCGACGAAGCCGAGAGCGCCGACCGGGTCATCAGCCTGTCCGGAACCGGAAATGACACCGCCATGGTGTCCACCGTCGCGGCACCCGCTTCAGCCCCGGCCGCTGTCGGTCGCCTGCCCGCGGCAACCGGCGTGCCCGTGCTGCGACTGGACGGCGTCAGCCATCAGTACGCGACGGGCACCCCATGGGCACACACCACGCTGTCCGACATCAACCTCACTGTGCACCAGGGCGATGGCATTTTGATCCACGGCGGCAACGGGTCCGGCAAGTCGACGCTGGCATGGATCATGGCCGGCCTGACCGCGCCCTCCGCAGGATCGGTCCAGATCGATGGCCAACCCGCCGCCGAACAGGTCGGCACGATCGCCATCGCCTTCCAAGCCGCGCGCCTACAACTCATGCGGCCGCGGGTCGATTTGGAAATCGCATCCGCCGCAGGATTCGATGCAGATGAGACGGATCGCGTGGTGGCCGCGCTGGCCAGTGTCGGCCTGGACGCCGCACTCGCGCGGCGCCGCGTCGATCAACTCTCCGGCGGACAGCAGCGCCGACTGGTGCTCGCGGGCCTATTGGCCCGCAGGCCCCGGGTGCTGATCCTCGACGAGCCCCTGGCCGGCCTGGATGCTAGCAGCGCACGCGATCTCGTGCAGCTGCTGACCGACCTGCGCCACACCACCGGATTGACGATCATCATGATCTCGCACGACTTCCTCGGCCTGGACCAGTTGTGCCCGCGAGTGCTACGCCTGCGCGGCGGTGCAATCGAGACTCCAGTGTCGCCCGCGACGGGGGCATCGTCATGA
- a CDS encoding 1-acyl-sn-glycerol-3-phosphate acyltransferase, with the protein MTIHYTAEENLGQPARVQLLRRVLGSVSDAAEPIVDLMRPYVEGLESLPADGRFLLVANHTQSFIEVPLILHYVRRGIGTRVRPLAERGIGKMGGPMGDVVAAVGAVVGSPENAQELMRNNDTILVFPGGGRELAKFKGEENTINWLGRAGFAREAIIGGYPIVPVTLVGGDDMYQHLFTRDSMLGRLSMTISEKITGRPNMPIPLMRGIGPTLIPRPQRMYLRFGAPITTTKPADVSGETWIATVKETTQEALETSFVDLLSVRAADPYRALNPLAWPRAARPVNMSDDARG; encoded by the coding sequence ATGACAATCCACTACACCGCTGAAGAGAACCTCGGTCAACCAGCGCGGGTACAGCTACTGCGCCGGGTTCTGGGGTCGGTCAGCGATGCCGCCGAACCCATCGTCGACCTGATGCGCCCTTACGTCGAAGGGCTCGAGAGCCTGCCGGCCGACGGCCGATTTCTGTTGGTGGCGAACCACACTCAGAGCTTCATCGAGGTGCCGCTGATCCTGCACTACGTGCGGCGCGGCATCGGGACGCGGGTGCGGCCGCTGGCAGAGCGGGGTATCGGCAAGATGGGCGGCCCCATGGGAGATGTGGTCGCCGCCGTCGGCGCCGTGGTCGGATCTCCGGAAAACGCCCAGGAATTGATGCGGAACAACGACACAATTCTGGTGTTTCCCGGCGGCGGCCGCGAGCTCGCCAAGTTCAAAGGCGAAGAGAACACCATCAACTGGCTCGGCCGAGCGGGCTTCGCCCGCGAAGCCATCATCGGCGGCTACCCGATCGTGCCGGTGACCCTGGTCGGCGGCGACGACATGTACCAGCATCTGTTCACCCGCGACAGCATGCTGGGCCGGCTCAGCATGACGATCAGCGAGAAGATCACCGGCCGTCCGAACATGCCGATCCCGCTGATGCGAGGGATCGGTCCCACTCTCATCCCACGGCCGCAGCGCATGTACCTGAGGTTCGGTGCCCCCATCACCACGACCAAACCCGCCGATGTCTCCGGTGAGACATGGATCGCCACGGTCAAGGAGACCACCCAGGAAGCGCTGGAAACCAGCTTCGTCGACCTTCTGAGCGTTCGCGCCGCCGACCCCTACCGCGCATTGAATCCGCTGGCGTGGCCCCGTGCCGCACGCCCGGTCAACATGAGCGACGACGCCCGTGGCTAG
- a CDS encoding energy-coupling factor transporter transmembrane protein EcfT: protein MWAGTKLIVAIAVAVMLAIDPSPVPIAAVGVLDLAAIRLARIPRTAFPSVPPPVWAVVLIGSAVLLTAGGPPFVIIAGLHVGLGGLFQFLQLSALTIVLLLTGAVLSWTTDVADVAPAIATLGRPLRRLAIPVDDLAVALALALRSFPLLIDEFRVVNAARTLRPAPELSGIRRVRQRIRDGVDLIATVTAMMFRRADEMGDAIAARGGTGQLTAGRTKLRRSDWVALAIAGAVCATALGLDVTMGGIGGPPSRH from the coding sequence TTGTGGGCTGGCACCAAGCTCATCGTCGCCATCGCCGTCGCGGTGATGCTGGCCATCGATCCCAGCCCCGTCCCGATCGCCGCGGTCGGCGTCCTGGACCTGGCGGCGATCCGGCTCGCACGCATCCCGAGGACCGCCTTTCCGTCCGTACCGCCGCCGGTATGGGCAGTCGTCTTGATCGGCTCCGCGGTCCTCCTGACCGCAGGCGGGCCCCCGTTCGTCATCATCGCCGGCCTGCATGTGGGACTCGGTGGCCTGTTTCAGTTCCTGCAACTCTCGGCGTTGACCATCGTCCTGTTGCTCACAGGTGCGGTGCTCTCCTGGACCACTGACGTCGCCGATGTCGCGCCGGCGATAGCGACACTGGGCCGCCCACTGCGCCGACTGGCGATCCCTGTCGACGACCTCGCGGTGGCCCTGGCCTTGGCACTGCGGTCTTTTCCCTTGCTGATCGACGAGTTCAGGGTCGTGAACGCGGCCCGCACCTTGCGGCCCGCACCAGAGCTGAGCGGGATACGACGGGTGCGACAGCGTATCCGCGACGGTGTCGACCTGATAGCCACCGTCACTGCGATGATGTTTCGCCGCGCCGACGAAATGGGCGATGCGATCGCCGCCCGAGGTGGAACCGGACAACTCACCGCCGGCCGCACCAAACTCCGCCGGTCCGATTGGGTAGCACTGGCGATCGCCGGCGCCGTCTGCGCCACTGCCCTCGGTCTCGATGTGACCATGGGCGGCATCGGCGGTCCGCCGAGTCGTCACTAG
- a CDS encoding cell wall metabolism sensor histidine kinase WalK, whose product MLGAGLCTAVGAATLVALRHFLINQLDSQVSDAESRSVTFFEFGPPPFLRFSGPGPMFLDAPGQSAGTVGAIISGPGQSQAAVIMTSGDRRSVSPAALTQLERVPQGHKVSAYLDGLGLYRLTAQQSRDTVVVAGLPVSGVQQTLGSVTWMIGGFSAVALAAAIAAGSAMIRRELVPLSRMSEAAQHVAELPLHEGDVRLPSQIEPVNADAAHTEVGRLGTALNRMVDRVADGLATRHASETRVRQFVADASHELRTPLASIQGYTEVARRLVAERPDARRDDLVYALTRVHAESRRMSQLVEDMLLLARLDAGRPLENNDVDLSQMVIDAVSDAHMAGPEHRWALDLPDQPVVVVGDRQRLHQVLANLLSNARVHTPAGTKVATTLAVGDDGSTTLTVVDSGPGIPPDLLPEIFERFARGDESRSRAAGSTGLGLSIAQAVAQAHGGTISVNSGPNGSAFTVTLPARGTQS is encoded by the coding sequence GTGCTCGGAGCAGGACTGTGCACCGCTGTCGGAGCCGCCACCCTGGTTGCGCTCCGGCACTTCCTCATCAACCAACTCGACAGCCAGGTTTCCGACGCCGAATCGCGGTCCGTAACGTTCTTTGAGTTCGGACCGCCGCCATTCCTGCGATTCTCCGGTCCCGGGCCGATGTTTCTCGATGCGCCCGGTCAATCGGCAGGCACCGTGGGCGCCATCATTTCGGGGCCCGGTCAGAGTCAGGCGGCAGTCATCATGACCAGCGGCGATCGGCGCTCCGTCAGCCCTGCGGCACTGACACAGCTAGAGCGAGTTCCCCAGGGGCACAAGGTGAGTGCCTACCTCGACGGTCTGGGCCTTTACCGCCTTACCGCGCAGCAGTCCCGGGATACGGTTGTGGTGGCAGGCCTGCCAGTATCGGGAGTACAACAGACGCTGGGATCGGTCACCTGGATGATCGGTGGGTTCTCTGCGGTGGCGCTGGCGGCGGCGATCGCCGCTGGGAGCGCGATGATTCGCCGTGAGCTCGTCCCGCTGTCACGGATGTCCGAAGCCGCGCAACACGTTGCCGAACTTCCGTTACACGAAGGCGACGTACGACTTCCGTCCCAGATCGAACCGGTCAACGCCGACGCTGCGCATACAGAGGTGGGCCGGCTGGGCACCGCCCTCAACCGCATGGTCGACCGGGTAGCCGACGGATTGGCCACCCGCCACGCAAGCGAGACCCGCGTACGCCAGTTCGTCGCCGACGCCAGTCACGAATTGCGTACGCCGCTGGCCTCCATCCAGGGCTACACCGAGGTGGCACGGCGTTTGGTGGCCGAGAGGCCTGATGCGCGACGCGACGATCTGGTCTACGCGCTCACCCGGGTCCACGCCGAGTCCCGGCGCATGAGCCAGTTGGTCGAGGACATGCTGCTGCTGGCCCGGCTGGACGCCGGCCGCCCACTCGAGAACAACGACGTCGACCTATCCCAAATGGTCATCGACGCCGTGAGCGACGCCCACATGGCGGGGCCTGAACATCGTTGGGCCCTAGACCTTCCAGACCAGCCTGTCGTTGTGGTCGGTGACCGCCAGCGGCTGCACCAGGTACTGGCCAACCTGCTATCGAACGCCCGCGTCCACACCCCCGCCGGCACCAAGGTGGCCACCACACTCGCCGTGGGCGACGACGGATCAACAACACTGACGGTGGTCGACAGCGGCCCCGGAATTCCGCCCGATCTACTGCCGGAAATCTTCGAACGCTTCGCCCGCGGCGACGAATCCCGCTCACGAGCGGCAGGCAGCACCGGCCTCGGATTGTCCATCGCCCAGGCGGTAGCTCAAGCCCACGGCGGCACAATCTCAGTCAACAGCGGCCCGAACGGGTCTGCGTTCACGGTGACGCTGCCGGCACGCGGCACACAGTCATAG
- a CDS encoding copper resistance D family protein, translating to MVTQVLYDIGLASATGIGVGMALLVSPCSAHGILARRLGRLALPVAALVFATSVLHHLSAVAAFAKTGLVQALSWQAVSAFITAPPARGGWLGSGEIAVVQSFFYLLTIGGLLWVRWHPSRSAGIGVAGCAVLTAVVPQLISRTLTAHALPSVVLTIAHVVGALLWAGGLIVLATVAVMGRRPAGNSDVRESAAALTDEWRRLWERFSVVALYAVGALIISGTWMTWTHVGTPTQLLTTPYGRALGLKLICVALLMAAGAYNVRVLLPRIRAAQRDCDNRTAWRIAVEHFPVVVVGESVIVVAVFAIVPFLRGSARSEAGWPNAGPFDMNAAATGLVLVLLVALALRLGAKPRDSELM from the coding sequence GTGGTCACGCAGGTCCTCTATGACATCGGACTGGCCAGTGCCACGGGAATCGGTGTGGGCATGGCCTTGCTGGTCAGTCCGTGCTCTGCCCACGGCATCCTGGCACGGCGGCTGGGTCGCCTCGCGCTTCCGGTGGCGGCCCTGGTTTTTGCGACGTCGGTCCTGCATCACCTGAGTGCGGTGGCGGCGTTCGCGAAAACCGGACTCGTGCAGGCGCTCTCATGGCAGGCAGTATCTGCATTCATCACGGCCCCACCCGCGCGCGGTGGTTGGCTCGGGTCGGGCGAAATCGCTGTCGTGCAGTCATTTTTCTACTTGCTGACCATCGGAGGTTTGCTCTGGGTCCGGTGGCATCCGTCACGCTCGGCCGGCATCGGTGTGGCCGGCTGCGCTGTCCTGACCGCGGTCGTACCGCAGCTGATCAGCCGGACGTTGACGGCGCATGCGTTGCCCAGCGTCGTGCTGACGATCGCCCATGTGGTTGGCGCCCTGCTGTGGGCCGGGGGCCTCATCGTGCTGGCCACGGTGGCGGTGATGGGGCGACGCCCGGCCGGCAACAGCGATGTCCGCGAGAGTGCCGCAGCCCTTACCGATGAATGGCGGCGTCTCTGGGAGCGTTTCAGTGTCGTTGCGCTGTATGCGGTTGGGGCGTTGATCATCAGCGGAACCTGGATGACGTGGACCCACGTCGGTACCCCGACTCAGCTGTTGACCACACCGTACGGCCGCGCGCTCGGACTCAAACTGATATGCGTTGCGCTGCTGATGGCTGCGGGGGCCTACAACGTGCGTGTGCTGTTGCCACGCATCCGCGCCGCGCAGCGTGACTGCGATAATCGCACCGCGTGGCGGATCGCGGTGGAGCACTTCCCGGTAGTGGTGGTCGGCGAAAGCGTAATTGTGGTCGCGGTTTTCGCGATTGTGCCTTTCCTGCGCGGATCTGCGCGGTCCGAGGCCGGTTGGCCCAACGCCGGACCGTTCGACATGAACGCTGCCGCTACCGGTCTGGTCCTCGTCCTGCTGGTGGCCCTCGCACTCCGGCTTGGCGCGAAGCCCCGTGACAGCGAACTGATGTGA